From the Theobroma cacao cultivar B97-61/B2 chromosome 2, Criollo_cocoa_genome_V2, whole genome shotgun sequence genome, one window contains:
- the LOC18610156 gene encoding UDP-glycosyltransferase 89A2, with translation MTTTDTNTHILVFPYPAQGHMLPLLDLTHHLSLHGLTITILITPKNLPYLSSLLSTHPSTITPLILPFPSHPSIPPGIEHVKDLGHSGNLAMLTSLFKLYDPLLHWFTSHPNPPVAIISDFFLGWTYHLALRLNISRLAFFPSGAFFASIDDYIWNDVERCKPLDEIELCSLPGSHVFKADHLPSLFRLYQKSDPNWEPVKDGKIANTRSWGCVFNSFDALEGEYMDYLKKKLGHDRIFGVGPLNLAGPDYFGRGNAGSGSDANDRVLTWLDACRESSVLYVCFGSQKLLRREQMEALAVGLEKSGTRFLWVVKTGTTRQQDEGFGVLPDGFEERVVGRGLVIREWAPQVLILSHRAVGGFLSHCGWNSVLEGIAGGVVVLAWPMEADQFVNARLLVEDIGMGVRVCEGADAVPDSTELGRVVSESMSDGGRMKERAKGLKDEALGGVTNGGSSAKDLVRLVGELFNLQVR, from the coding sequence ATGACAACCACCGACACCAACACCCACATCCTGGTATTCCCCTACCCAGCCCAAGGCCACATGCTCCCTCTTCTCGACCTCACTCACCACCTCTCTCTCCACGGCCTAACCATAACCATCCTAATCACCCCCAAAAACCTCCCCTACCTCTCCTCCCTCCTCTCCACCCACCCTTCCACCATCACCCCCCTCATCCTCCCTTTCCCTTCTCACCCTTCCATCCCCCCCGGCATCGAGCACGTCAAAGACCTCGGCCACTCCGGTAACCTCGCCATGTTGACCTCCCTTTTCAAACTCTACGACCCTTTACTCCACTGGTTCACTTCTCACCCCAACCCTCCCGTCGCCATCATCTCCGATTTCTTCCTTGGTTGGACTTATCATCTTGCCCTCCGCTTGAACATATCCAGGCTCGCTTTTTTCCCGTCCGGTGCCTTTTTTGCTTCCATCGATGATTATATATGGAACGACGTTGAAAGGTGTAAGCCTTTGGACGAGATCGAGCTTTGTTCTTTGCCTGGTTCCCATGTTTTCAAAGCCGATCATTTGCCTTCATTGTTTCGGTTGTATCAAAAATCTGATCCCAACTGGGAGCCTGTCAAGGATGGCAAGATCGCAAATACAAGAAGTTGGGGGTGCGTTTTTAATTCCTTTGATGCCTTGGAAGGTGAGTACATGGattatttgaagaaaaaattggGTCATGATCGGATTTTTGGGGTCGGCCCACTAAATTTGGCGGGTCCGGATTATTTCGGTCGGGGGAATGCGGGTTCGGGTTCTGACGCGAATGACCGGGTACTTACTTGGCTTGATGCATGCCGAGAAAGTTCTGTTCTTTATGTTTGCTTTGGGAGTCAGAAGCTGTTGAGAAGGGAGCAAATGGAAGCTTTGGCTGTTGGACTTGAAAAGAGTGGTACCCGTTTTCTATGGGTGGTGAAAACGGGTACGACCCGACAGCAGGATGAGGGGTTTGGGGTTCTTCCCGATGGGTTTGAGGAGCGGGTGGTGGGTCGGGGCCTGGTGATAAGGGAGTGGGCCCCGCAGGTGTTGATACTGAGTCACAGAGCAGTGGGTGGGTTTCTGAGCCACTGTGGGTGGAACTCGGTGTTGGAAGGAATAGCGGGTGGGGTCGTGGTATTGGCTTGGCCCATGGAGGCTGACCAATTTGTGAACGCCAGGCTCTTGGTAGAAGATATAGGCATGGGCGTTCGGGTGTGCGAGGGGGCTGACGCGGTTCCAGACTCCACTGAGTTAGGTCGCGTCGTTAGTGAGTCAATGAGTGATGGGGGACGAATGAAAGAGCGAGCTAAAGGGTTGAAAGATGAGGCATTGGGAGGTGTAACTAACGGGGGAAGCTCTGCCAAGGACTTGGTTAGGCTTGTTGGAGAATTGTTTAATCTCCAAGTGAGATGA